In Lutra lutra chromosome 13, mLutLut1.2, whole genome shotgun sequence, one genomic interval encodes:
- the LOC125083646 gene encoding securin-like, giving the protein MATLIFVDKEHGEPGTRVAPKDGLKLGSRPLKALDGRSQVSTPRVGKMFDAQAAVPRVARKALGTVNRATENSVKTSGPLKQKQPNFSAKKVTEKTVKAKSSVPASDDTYPEIEKFFPFSPLDFESFDLPEEHQIAHLPLNGVPLMILDEERGLEKLLHLGPPSPLKIPSPPWESNLLQSPSIRRPWMLNCHLFAMT; this is encoded by the coding sequence ATGGCTACCCTGATCTTTGTTGATAAGGAACATGGAGAACCAGGCACCCGTGTGGCTCCCAAGGATGGGCTGAAGCTGGGGTCGAGGCCTCTCAAAGCTTTAGATGGGAGATCTCAGGTTTCAACACCACGAGTAGGCAAAATGTTTGATGCTCAAGCAGCCGTACCTAGAGTTGCCAGAAAGGCTTTGGGAACTGTCAACAGAGCCACAGAAAATTCAGTAAAGACTAGTGGACCTCTCAAACAGAAGCAGCCAAACTTCTCTGCCAAAAAGGTGACCGAGAAGACTGTCAAAGCAAAAAGCTCTGTTCCTGCCTCTGATGACACCtacccagaaatagaaaaattctttcCCTTCAGTCCGTTAGATTTTGAGAGTTTCGACCTGCCTGAAGAGCACCAGATTGCACACCTCCCCTTGAATGGAGTGCCTCTCATGATCCTTGATGAAGAGAGGGGGCTTGAAAAGCTGTTACACCTGGGCCCCCCTTCACCTCTGAAGATACCCTCTCCACCATGGGAATCTAATCTGTTGCAGTCTCCAAGCATTCGTCGACCCTGGATGTTGAATTGCCACCTGTTTGCTATGACTTAG